One window of the Pieris brassicae chromosome 2, ilPieBrab1.1, whole genome shotgun sequence genome contains the following:
- the LOC123720319 gene encoding leucine-rich repeat-containing protein 40-like isoform X1: MGDTSEMYYPSSSFLITNNESNIFKDKKADENELSIGLIKSAKRTGQLSLCNRGLGTVPENVWKIDELVMDDTREVDFARSDQSNWWNCEPLKMLDLSSNVVNTISPNVKLLQELVTLKLHDNALTSLPAELGQLKNLSNLSLDHNKIKELPIEFYKLTELRWLSISHNELNIIQADFGDLVMLTFLDLSYNKLPSLPPGMGYLVRLVELNLSHNELMELPPDIVNLRDLKKFNISNNNLKKLPPMGELRKMEILDANHNDIKQLPDFYGCTALKEIYLANNFIKEITEEFCDQIQHLNVLNIRDNQLEVIPENISLLKKLKRLDLTNNNLNKLPRNLGLLSQLQSISMEGNKLSFVRQDVIRGGTDRMMKYLRDRITEEVVGETRYESEWPDKYTLKKSQSLTVPSRDLTLVPDEVFRTAAEAEVHIVDISRNKLQAFPKGISILSDTLSQLILSSNSIENVPSEISRCCHLQFLDLAKNCIADLPIELGRLINLRELVISNNKFTKIPRCVYELDNLEILLAAENQVTEINISSDALAKLKKLAVLDLTNNSIISVPPELGNFTHLRSLELMGNCFRQPRHAILAKGTASILSYLRDRIPA; encoded by the exons ATAAAAAGGCTGATGAAAATGAACTATCAATTGGCTTAATTAAATCCGCTAAGCGTACAGGACAGCTGAGCTTATGTAACCGGGGTTTGGGGACTG TACCTGAAAATGTTTGGAAAATTGATGAACTTGTTATGGACGATACCAGAGAGGTAGACTTTGCCAGATCAGATCAAAGTAATTGGTGGAACTGTGAACCTTTAAAGATGTTAGACCTCAGTTCCAATGTCGTTAACACTATATCTCCAAATGTCAAGCTGCTGCAAGAACTTGTTACACTCAAG tTGCATGATAATGCATTGACATCTTTACCAGCAGAATTAGGGCAGTTAAAAAACTTATCAAATCTAAGCTTAGatcataacaaaataaaagagtTGCCAATAGAGTTTTATAAACTAACAGAATTGCGATGGCTAAGCATATCTCACAATGAATTGAACATAATCCAAGCTGATTTCGGAGATTTGGTTATGCTCACATTTTTG GACCTCTCCTACAATAAGTTACCATCTCTACCACCTGGTATGGGATATCTGGTTAGGCTAGTGGAACTTAATTTGTCACACAATGAACTTATGGAACTACCACCAGATATTGTTAATTTGagag atttgaaaaaatttaacattagcaataataatttgaagaaGCTACCACCAATGGGTGAGTTGAGAAAAATGGAAATACTTGATGCAAATCATAATGACATTAAACAGTTGCCTGATTTCTATGGGTGCACAGCATTAAAGGAAATATATTTagcaaacaattttataaag GAAATTACAGAGGAATTTTGTGACCAAATACAACatttaaatgtgttaaatataAGAGATAACCAATTGGAAGTAATACCAGAAAACATATCATTGCTGAAGAAACTAAAGAGACTTGACttgacaaataataatttaaataa gTTACCGCGTAATCTAGGTTTGTTGTCCCAGTTACAAAGTATTAGTATGGAGGGCAACAAATTGTCATTTGTGCGTCAGGACGTAATTCGAGGGGGAACTGACCGCATGATGAAATACTTAAGGGATCGCATCACAGAGGAAGTTGTTGGGGAGACCAGATACGAATCTGAGTGGCCAGATAA GTACACGTTAAAAAAGAGTCAGTCACTGACAGTGCCATCCCGTGATCTGACTTTAGTACCCGATGAAGTGTTCCGAACTGCGGCAGAAGCTGAAGTTCATATCGTGGATATATCTAGGAACAAATTGCAAGCTTTTCCTAAAGg TATATCAATACTAAGCGACACGTTATCCCAGCTAATATTATCATCAAACAGTATTGAGAATGTTCCGTCCGAGATAAGCCGATGTTGCCATCTGCAGTTTCTTGATCTGGCCAAAAATTGTATTGCCGATCTCCCCATAGAACTTGGGAGATTGATAAATTTGAGAGAACTCGTCATATCCAACAATAA GTTCACAAAAATCCCGCGATGTGTATACGAGCTGGACAATTTGGAGATCCTTTTGGCTGCAGAGAACCAGGTCACAGAGATAAACATATCCTCGGATGCTCTAGCAAAGCTTAAGAAGCTGGCTGTACTGGACCTCACCAATAACAGTATTATTAGCGTACCTCCGGAGCTTGGCAACTTTACACACCTCCG GTCATTAGAACTGATGGGTAATTGCTTTAGACAACCTCGGCACGCAATACTTGCGAAGGGAACTGCTTCGATTCTGTCATATCTCAGAGATCGTATACCTGCTTAG
- the LOC123720319 gene encoding leucine-rich repeat-containing protein 40-like isoform X2 codes for MGDTSEMYYPSSSFLITNNESNIFKVPENVWKIDELVMDDTREVDFARSDQSNWWNCEPLKMLDLSSNVVNTISPNVKLLQELVTLKLHDNALTSLPAELGQLKNLSNLSLDHNKIKELPIEFYKLTELRWLSISHNELNIIQADFGDLVMLTFLDLSYNKLPSLPPGMGYLVRLVELNLSHNELMELPPDIVNLRDLKKFNISNNNLKKLPPMGELRKMEILDANHNDIKQLPDFYGCTALKEIYLANNFIKEITEEFCDQIQHLNVLNIRDNQLEVIPENISLLKKLKRLDLTNNNLNKLPRNLGLLSQLQSISMEGNKLSFVRQDVIRGGTDRMMKYLRDRITEEVVGETRYESEWPDKYTLKKSQSLTVPSRDLTLVPDEVFRTAAEAEVHIVDISRNKLQAFPKGISILSDTLSQLILSSNSIENVPSEISRCCHLQFLDLAKNCIADLPIELGRLINLRELVISNNKFTKIPRCVYELDNLEILLAAENQVTEINISSDALAKLKKLAVLDLTNNSIISVPPELGNFTHLRSLELMGNCFRQPRHAILAKGTASILSYLRDRIPA; via the exons TACCTGAAAATGTTTGGAAAATTGATGAACTTGTTATGGACGATACCAGAGAGGTAGACTTTGCCAGATCAGATCAAAGTAATTGGTGGAACTGTGAACCTTTAAAGATGTTAGACCTCAGTTCCAATGTCGTTAACACTATATCTCCAAATGTCAAGCTGCTGCAAGAACTTGTTACACTCAAG tTGCATGATAATGCATTGACATCTTTACCAGCAGAATTAGGGCAGTTAAAAAACTTATCAAATCTAAGCTTAGatcataacaaaataaaagagtTGCCAATAGAGTTTTATAAACTAACAGAATTGCGATGGCTAAGCATATCTCACAATGAATTGAACATAATCCAAGCTGATTTCGGAGATTTGGTTATGCTCACATTTTTG GACCTCTCCTACAATAAGTTACCATCTCTACCACCTGGTATGGGATATCTGGTTAGGCTAGTGGAACTTAATTTGTCACACAATGAACTTATGGAACTACCACCAGATATTGTTAATTTGagag atttgaaaaaatttaacattagcaataataatttgaagaaGCTACCACCAATGGGTGAGTTGAGAAAAATGGAAATACTTGATGCAAATCATAATGACATTAAACAGTTGCCTGATTTCTATGGGTGCACAGCATTAAAGGAAATATATTTagcaaacaattttataaag GAAATTACAGAGGAATTTTGTGACCAAATACAACatttaaatgtgttaaatataAGAGATAACCAATTGGAAGTAATACCAGAAAACATATCATTGCTGAAGAAACTAAAGAGACTTGACttgacaaataataatttaaataa gTTACCGCGTAATCTAGGTTTGTTGTCCCAGTTACAAAGTATTAGTATGGAGGGCAACAAATTGTCATTTGTGCGTCAGGACGTAATTCGAGGGGGAACTGACCGCATGATGAAATACTTAAGGGATCGCATCACAGAGGAAGTTGTTGGGGAGACCAGATACGAATCTGAGTGGCCAGATAA GTACACGTTAAAAAAGAGTCAGTCACTGACAGTGCCATCCCGTGATCTGACTTTAGTACCCGATGAAGTGTTCCGAACTGCGGCAGAAGCTGAAGTTCATATCGTGGATATATCTAGGAACAAATTGCAAGCTTTTCCTAAAGg TATATCAATACTAAGCGACACGTTATCCCAGCTAATATTATCATCAAACAGTATTGAGAATGTTCCGTCCGAGATAAGCCGATGTTGCCATCTGCAGTTTCTTGATCTGGCCAAAAATTGTATTGCCGATCTCCCCATAGAACTTGGGAGATTGATAAATTTGAGAGAACTCGTCATATCCAACAATAA GTTCACAAAAATCCCGCGATGTGTATACGAGCTGGACAATTTGGAGATCCTTTTGGCTGCAGAGAACCAGGTCACAGAGATAAACATATCCTCGGATGCTCTAGCAAAGCTTAAGAAGCTGGCTGTACTGGACCTCACCAATAACAGTATTATTAGCGTACCTCCGGAGCTTGGCAACTTTACACACCTCCG GTCATTAGAACTGATGGGTAATTGCTTTAGACAACCTCGGCACGCAATACTTGCGAAGGGAACTGCTTCGATTCTGTCATATCTCAGAGATCGTATACCTGCTTAG